A stretch of the Thiocystis violascens DSM 198 genome encodes the following:
- a CDS encoding phosphoserine transaminase: MNHLNFSGGPGVLPATVLAETQQAIECVPEVGLSILGISHRSDWFAGVVDEAERNIRQLLQLPESHAVLFLQGGATLQFSMIPMLLLRHRRQTADYLRTGYWSAKAIPEARLEGDVRVLWDGEPWGFRRLPRPDELAYSDTAAYLHYVSNETVEGIQFHAIPGLDRVTRVCDMSSDFLSRPFDPERFDLIYAHAQKNIGPAGVTVVILRRDLLHRAPDGLPTLLDYRTHLNAHSIYNTPPVFAIYVVLLVTRWLLNDIGGLDRMDAINRQKAASLYEVIDDSDGFYDGWAAREDRSLMNVVFRLPTADLEAAFLHQATDQGFSGLKGHRSLGGIRASIYNAMTPEAVDSLCRFMWEFADANHSTGEF, encoded by the coding sequence ATGAATCATCTGAATTTTTCCGGCGGACCCGGTGTCCTGCCCGCCACGGTGCTTGCCGAAACCCAACAGGCCATCGAGTGCGTCCCCGAGGTCGGATTGTCGATCCTGGGCATCAGCCACCGCTCGGACTGGTTCGCGGGCGTCGTCGACGAAGCCGAGCGCAACATCCGCCAACTGCTCCAACTCCCCGAGAGCCATGCCGTGCTCTTCCTGCAGGGCGGCGCCACGCTCCAGTTCTCCATGATCCCCATGCTGCTGCTGCGCCATCGCCGCCAAACGGCCGACTATCTGCGCACCGGCTACTGGAGCGCCAAGGCGATTCCCGAGGCGCGCCTGGAAGGCGATGTGCGCGTTCTTTGGGATGGCGAGCCCTGGGGCTTCCGGCGACTGCCCCGCCCTGACGAACTCGCCTATTCCGACACGGCGGCCTACCTGCACTACGTCTCCAACGAAACGGTCGAAGGCATCCAGTTTCACGCCATCCCCGGACTCGACCGCGTGACGCGCGTTTGCGATATGTCATCGGATTTTCTGTCGCGTCCCTTCGACCCCGAGCGTTTCGATCTGATTTATGCGCACGCCCAGAAGAACATCGGTCCCGCAGGCGTCACCGTCGTCATCCTCCGGCGCGATCTGCTCCACCGGGCGCCCGACGGACTCCCTACCCTGCTCGACTACCGCACCCATCTCAATGCCCATTCCATCTATAACACTCCGCCAGTCTTCGCCATCTATGTCGTGCTGCTGGTCACCCGCTGGTTGCTGAACGACATCGGCGGACTGGACCGGATGGACGCCATCAACCGTCAAAAAGCCGCCAGTCTCTACGAGGTGATCGACGACAGCGACGGTTTTTATGACGGCTGGGCGGCGCGCGAGGATCGTTCGCTGATGAATGTGGTCTTCCGATTGCCGACCGCCGACTTGGAAGCGGCCTTTCTGCACCAGGCAACCGATCAAGGCTTCAGCGGACTCAAGGGACATCGCTCGCTCGGCGGAATCAGAGCCTCCATCTATAACGCGATGACACCGGAGGCGGTCGACTCGCTCTGTCGTTTCATGTGGGAATTCGCGGACGCCAACCATTCCACCGGAGAATTTTGA
- a CDS encoding VWA domain-containing protein: MITLDWPWVLLALPLPFLTTRLPRARAHIGSALRLPFYAELPAVTVERSAGASWPRLLLAALVWILLVLAAARPQWVGEPIGLPIAGRDLMLALDISGSMEQEDYELNGRAVTRLAAVQAVATDFVKRRDQDRLGLILFGTQAYLQTPLTFDGATVDTLLNEAVVGLAGRETAIGDAIAVAVKRLREQPEGQRVLVLLTDGQNTAGTLDPLVAAQLAAQAGVRIHTIGIGGGEMGIRTPFGIRLMRQGSDYDPATLKQIAELTGGRFFSATNREELETVYAELDRLEPNERDERTFRPQRALFVWPASAALLLTVGLAVASARRGRV; the protein is encoded by the coding sequence ATGATCACACTGGATTGGCCCTGGGTGCTGCTCGCATTGCCACTGCCGTTCCTGACGACTCGGCTCCCGCGTGCCCGCGCTCACATCGGATCCGCTCTGCGCCTGCCGTTCTATGCCGAACTTCCGGCGGTGACGGTCGAGCGCTCGGCGGGCGCGTCTTGGCCGCGGCTGCTGCTGGCGGCGCTGGTCTGGATCCTGCTTGTACTTGCCGCCGCGCGTCCGCAGTGGGTCGGCGAACCCATCGGTCTGCCCATTGCCGGACGGGATTTGATGTTGGCCCTGGATATCTCCGGCAGCATGGAACAGGAGGACTATGAACTGAATGGCCGGGCGGTCACCCGGCTGGCGGCGGTGCAGGCGGTGGCGACGGATTTCGTGAAACGACGCGACCAGGACCGGCTTGGGCTCATCCTGTTCGGGACTCAGGCGTATCTTCAGACCCCGCTGACCTTCGATGGGGCCACAGTCGACACCCTGCTGAACGAGGCGGTGGTTGGCCTGGCCGGACGTGAAACGGCCATCGGTGACGCCATTGCGGTGGCGGTCAAGCGTTTGCGGGAACAGCCCGAGGGCCAGCGCGTTCTGGTGCTGCTCACCGACGGCCAAAATACCGCCGGCACGCTCGATCCGCTGGTCGCCGCGCAACTCGCCGCGCAGGCTGGCGTGCGCATCCATACCATCGGCATTGGCGGCGGCGAGATGGGGATTCGGACGCCCTTCGGGATCCGCCTGATGCGCCAAGGCAGCGACTACGATCCGGCGACGCTCAAACAGATCGCCGAGCTCACCGGCGGCCGGTTTTTTTCGGCGACGAATCGGGAGGAACTGGAGACGGTGTATGCGGAGTTGGATCGGCTGGAACCCAATGAACGCGACGAACGCACCTTTCGACCCCAGCGCGCACTCTTTGTCTGGCCTGCCTCCGCCGCCCTGTTGCTCACGGTCGGGCTGGCCGTCGCGTCCGCTCGGCGTGGGCGCGTCTAA
- a CDS encoding ATP-grasp domain-containing protein, with protein sequence MQASLGLANLMRRHLAGEDLTPFGRSLLARATQDPNDAASLFDAAIILQFLGNPALALQLQREALKLCRHYVIPAALPARLRLLALMAPGELMANVPIECLLENSDIELHLHYAIPGETAPADLPEHDLLFVAIGESEANHRLLTDWLPHLGIWPKPILNNPRHVARVARDTAAQRLQGLPGIVMPPTWRIARETLRQLADHRAPDPSLPAELDFPLILRPLDSHAGHDLSKTDTPTQLAEQLQVLPDDEFFVAPFIDYRSPDGHFRKYRVILIAGTPYACHMGISSHWMIHYLNAGMAESPAKRAEEAAFMADFEHAFAVRHGPALAAIDHAIGLDYLGIDCAELPDGRLLIFEVDHAMVVHAMDPVELFPYKQPAMRKIFMAFRSMLLQAAASASSGTCR encoded by the coding sequence ATGCAGGCATCCCTTGGCCTTGCCAACTTGATGCGCCGCCATTTGGCGGGCGAGGACTTGACGCCATTCGGCCGATCCCTGCTCGCACGGGCGACGCAAGACCCGAACGATGCAGCCTCACTCTTCGATGCCGCCATCATTTTGCAGTTTCTCGGCAATCCGGCCCTCGCGCTACAACTGCAACGGGAGGCGCTCAAGCTGTGCCGGCACTACGTCATCCCCGCCGCCTTGCCAGCCCGGCTGCGCCTGCTGGCGCTCATGGCGCCCGGCGAACTCATGGCGAATGTCCCCATCGAGTGTCTGCTGGAAAACTCCGATATCGAGCTTCATCTGCATTACGCCATCCCTGGCGAGACCGCTCCGGCGGATCTCCCCGAGCATGACCTGCTGTTCGTCGCGATCGGCGAATCGGAGGCGAATCATCGCCTGCTGACCGACTGGCTGCCCCATCTGGGCATCTGGCCGAAACCCATCCTGAACAACCCGCGACACGTCGCCCGCGTTGCCCGCGATACCGCCGCTCAGCGCTTGCAGGGATTGCCCGGGATCGTCATGCCACCGACCTGGCGCATCGCTCGGGAGACGTTGCGGCAACTGGCCGATCACCGCGCGCCGGACCCCAGCCTGCCCGCCGAACTCGACTTCCCGCTCATTCTCCGCCCGCTCGACTCGCACGCCGGTCACGACCTGAGCAAAACCGACACCCCCACGCAGCTCGCCGAGCAACTCCAGGTACTGCCCGACGACGAATTTTTCGTGGCGCCCTTTATCGACTACCGCAGCCCCGATGGACACTTTCGCAAATACCGCGTGATCCTCATCGCCGGCACGCCCTATGCGTGTCACATGGGCATTTCCAGCCACTGGATGATCCATTATCTCAACGCCGGAATGGCCGAAAGCCCCGCAAAGCGGGCCGAGGAAGCCGCGTTCATGGCCGATTTCGAGCACGCCTTCGCCGTCCGGCATGGACCGGCGCTCGCCGCTATCGATCATGCCATCGGACTGGATTATCTCGGCATCGACTGCGCCGAACTGCCGGACGGACGCCTGCTGATCTTCGAGGTCGACCACGCCATGGTCGTTCATGCCATGGATCCGGTCGAACTCTTCCCCTATAAACAGCCGGCCATGCGGAAAATCTTTATGGCCTTTCGGTCCATGCTGCTCCAGGCAGCCGCGTCCGCGTCATCCGGCACCTGTCGATGA
- a CDS encoding IS5 family transposase: MSKAGRPPKIHEAEQAVLRQIVTDRPTSTLSEIARELAARTGIEAHEATIRKSLREAGVTRLRGESGLEAQARATPRRYGYTDAHRRHDPDQSYPSCLTDAEWDLVAALFEMPGGRGQPPRVSRRSILEACCYVVRTGCAWRMLPHDFAPWQNVYKTFRRWSAAGKFEQMHDRLRGQWREREGREIAPTAAVLDAQSTRGSPQGGPSGFDAGKQVKGRKRSLVVDTLGFVLAVSVVAANLQDRDAASGAVADAAAKYPQINTLFVDSAYAGQFAQTTEQTHAIRVEVVRHPANKSVGSWHVDGAPDRVVIANADGFVPLPKRWVVERTHAWNERARRLIMHHDRLPAVSETWVWLAEARILLRRLTTTV; this comes from the coding sequence ATGTCGAAAGCTGGTCGTCCCCCCAAGATTCACGAGGCGGAGCAAGCGGTATTGCGTCAAATTGTCACGGATCGCCCGACCTCCACGCTGTCAGAGATTGCCCGGGAACTCGCGGCACGGACGGGAATCGAGGCTCATGAAGCAACGATTCGCAAGTCCTTGCGGGAGGCGGGCGTCACGCGCCTCCGGGGCGAGAGTGGTCTCGAGGCGCAAGCGCGCGCAACGCCGCGTCGGTATGGGTATACGGATGCGCATCGTCGCCACGACCCCGACCAAAGCTACCCAAGTTGTCTGACCGATGCGGAGTGGGACTTGGTCGCCGCTCTCTTTGAGATGCCGGGCGGGCGGGGTCAACCGCCCCGCGTGTCGCGCCGGAGCATCCTGGAGGCGTGTTGCTACGTGGTGCGCACGGGGTGCGCGTGGCGGATGCTGCCGCACGATTTCGCGCCTTGGCAGAATGTCTACAAGACGTTTCGCCGTTGGAGTGCGGCTGGGAAGTTTGAGCAGATGCATGATCGACTGCGGGGGCAATGGCGCGAACGCGAGGGGCGTGAGATCGCGCCGACGGCGGCGGTGCTGGATGCGCAATCGACCCGCGGCTCGCCGCAGGGTGGACCGAGCGGCTTTGATGCGGGCAAGCAGGTCAAGGGGCGCAAGCGCAGCCTGGTGGTCGATACCTTGGGGTTCGTGTTGGCGGTGAGCGTGGTCGCGGCCAATCTTCAGGACCGCGATGCCGCCTCGGGCGCCGTCGCTGACGCGGCCGCCAAGTACCCCCAGATCAACACGCTGTTTGTCGATAGCGCCTACGCCGGTCAATTTGCCCAAACCACCGAGCAGACCCACGCGATCCGCGTGGAAGTCGTGCGCCATCCAGCCAACAAAAGCGTTGGCTCCTGGCACGTGGACGGGGCGCCTGACCGAGTGGTGATCGCCAACGCCGACGGCTTCGTTCCGCTGCCGAAGCGCTGGGTTGTCGAGCGCACCCATGCGTGGAATGAGCGTGCCCGTCGATTGATCATGCATCATGACCGTCTGCCAGCGGTCTCCGAAACCTGGGTTTGGCTGGCGGAGGCGCGCATCCTGCTGCGGCGGTTGACCACAACGGTTTGA
- a CDS encoding GGDEF domain-containing protein, producing the protein MNLTSQADTPHLTLVTSAEQTVRQQSESIDPIRFLQAITASLDLDQVLNTLSGFLYDLVAQSGWEYRHAESDLELSGGKPDRHRLEYALTLNGQEMGTLKLMRGRRFSETDQIRIEGLLGLAAQSLHNALRFYDMSQQLERDPLTGLGNRRALTLQGVQWLADNIRHKHPLSMLVMDLDRFKAVNDNHGHPVGDRLLCALADTLRAVTRTADLCVRIGGDEFVVLLPGTDLSDAMECAERIRCAVAKLTIATVTGEQVNASVSIGVATYRHGMDLDQLYHQADSALYAAKRAGCNRVLAGSGTPDCKQVDSFCVS; encoded by the coding sequence GTGAATCTGACCAGCCAAGCCGATACGCCGCATCTGACCCTCGTGACCTCGGCCGAGCAGACGGTGCGTCAACAGTCGGAGTCCATCGATCCGATCCGGTTTTTACAGGCGATCACGGCGTCGCTGGATCTTGACCAGGTTCTGAACACGCTTAGCGGTTTCCTCTACGATCTGGTTGCCCAGAGCGGCTGGGAGTACCGGCATGCGGAATCCGATCTCGAGCTGTCGGGCGGGAAGCCTGATCGTCATCGGCTGGAATATGCCTTGACCCTGAACGGGCAGGAGATGGGGACGCTGAAACTGATGCGCGGCCGCCGTTTCTCAGAGACCGATCAGATCCGCATCGAGGGTTTGCTGGGGCTGGCGGCTCAATCGCTGCATAACGCCCTGCGCTTTTATGACATGAGTCAACAGTTGGAGCGCGATCCGCTGACCGGTCTCGGCAATCGTCGTGCCCTGACCTTGCAGGGCGTGCAGTGGCTGGCGGATAACATCCGTCACAAACACCCGCTGTCCATGCTGGTGATGGATCTCGACCGCTTCAAGGCCGTGAATGACAACCATGGCCATCCGGTGGGCGACCGCCTGCTGTGCGCCCTTGCCGATACCCTGCGCGCGGTGACACGCACGGCGGATTTGTGCGTGCGGATCGGCGGCGATGAATTCGTGGTGCTGCTGCCAGGAACCGATCTATCCGACGCGATGGAATGCGCGGAGCGGATCCGGTGCGCGGTGGCGAAACTGACGATCGCGACCGTGACCGGGGAGCAGGTCAATGCCAGTGTCAGCATTGGGGTCGCGACGTATCGCCATGGGATGGATCTCGATCAACTCTATCATCAGGCGGATAGCGCGCTCTATGCCGCCAAGCGCGCTGGCTGCAATCGGGTACTGGCGGGCTCGGGAACCCCCGATTGCAAGCAGGTCGATTCCTTTTGCGTGTCCTAG